The genomic window gcgattattaggtggtgtcctgttatccgatatttcatcgaataagatgaagttgatgtttttgtcattattagaggatttagacttcgctcatagactcagttggggcagtgcagtactagcttgtctgtAGAAAGCtttgtgtcggggttcttatgctgatcagagcgagattgatggttatcttgtattattacaggtatgtgaattaaaaatttttatttttaatattcaattatctTCCAAatattgggtatatcatgtatgatttttttgaaatttgcagatttggatatggaagcgtatgccgactatcagtccattacgacgacagttgctcgagatgccatcagagcagcataatcctgatgttccattcaggctggacggaccattgggatataggtataaaaatattatttttttaatttaaaacttactattttaaatttgataaaatttatttaacatgagtagattgtgaaacagatggaacgttgcattcaacgttcatcacatatcgatgagagtggcacggatttataggtgccagttggatacattagttgatacatatagacggataaattttaaattttttataaatattattttacagtattcataatctattaaaattttagcttactaatttttttattttaactctatcaatttttgtgagagccatatacagatgagatattgattatattgccgcagatgtgtacagttgaaCATGACATATAGACTGCTAggatgccacttatttgttttgatatggtagagtggcatcttttcgatcgtgtcctgtggcagtttggtcagattcagggtatcccagagcagtttggtACCAGCTAGGGACTTTATCGTATTGATCAATGAGGAAGAGCTCGTATTAActgacgtatcagacatgcagagtacatcgatatttgggatgcacgttgagatcacattgttcatggtgatcccatttgagaggtcgttcatatactgatgactacatgacttggttttttagcattatagtgcgagtcattggacagtctcgatATGCAGTTCTCGAATACGAaggcgagagttctgctgtgcgtcttttgataagactacgaaaattagtttatgttgtttgtgttatatttttgttttatattttacagtatattgattgttttatttttattttgtagactgattctatgtcggatcttgtattggacgctcgtcgtgcattatctacgactgatgaggacgaacggattcggatactgcatgagatagagagaacaagtttcgaaatattggtggcgattggtgttgatccatatagctatGCATCTTagtatggagcagccgatgcaccagatatgagatattcgccgtcaccatatgtttcacatatgtcatcatcgcatattccgcagatgtcatcactagatgctgcacagatgccaccgccttttgatccacagatggtagcatcttcttcttcctacatcccccagatgacatcatcggatatcagttggccacatgagtatgatactttctttgcAGGCCCATCCgtatatccagatgagagggttgagcagatcgctcagtccgtagatgattcgACAGCATCCGTTATTTCTGaacagcatgaccagcagacctcctctactgatataggggaggagccatcatagCAAGAGCAGGAGCAGCCGGAAGGTCCAAGCGACTACGGGCACcatgacgtccttgtgggacttagtcttttttagatttgtacttagtatttttaaaatttttattgtactattttttgtacacttgatatttttattttatttaatattattaattattaattttattttatattatttaatttcaaatgatcggatattatgctttgtggatatggttacacatactctaatatgtctcagaacattaggagagaaaaacttatgctaaaaggactctaaaaattataatgtaaataataatagtatatcggataatttaattatgagatgaatcggacTGTACTGGTACATCTCGATTTGGTACGGGTACAAACAGCTACGTACGATGcggtattgaaaaaaattttgaattaaattttttatttttttaaatttaaaattataatttttattttttctcatttttttgatatttttcttttttatgatattttttatttttttaacccccataatttttttgggatattttaaaaaaaaaattaattttaaataaaaaaaataatttgaatttatgttttttatttgagttaACATTTGAAATTttgttttttcctcattttttttctcattttttacttctttatttggaatattttttaaaaaaaataatttgaaatggtattttttattttaattaaaattaaaaattttatttttttaaattaaaaaattttatttttttatttttttctcaatttttaaatatttttctcttttatggcacttttttttattttttatttttttaatattttttttaaaaaaattaatttgaaatggggaaagtaatttgaaatgatggtttttatttgaattaaaattaaaatttttatttttttaaattccaaattataatttttatttggctcttattttttcttttttatgatattttttattttttataattttttaagatttttttgagatattttttaaaaaaataaattttaaatggataaaataatttaaaattatttttttatttgaattaaaattaaaatttttattctttgaaattcattcaaaattataatttttattttttctatttttttcttttatgatattttaaaaaaaaaactaatttgaaaaggagattgtaatttgaaatgatgatttttatttgaattaaaattaaattttttttcataaattttataattataatttttatttcttaaaatttttaatggtatttttattttttttacaataatttttttcagatatttttttaaaaagataatttgaaatggagatactaattttaaatgataatttttatttttatcaaaatcaaaatttttattttttataaatttaattttttttttatttttttctcattttttattatttttttcttttttttgggggggggaatgccaaaaaatatgatgtttttaaaaatgccatttggaatggaatttttaaaaataccatttcaaatgatgtttttaaaactatcatattttttagtttttttaatttttttttacgtgATCTACTGGAAAATAGGGGGTGATGTGGCCAtgataaaataccattcaaaatgatgttttatcaATTTTGCATCATTCTAGTAGAtaagttaaaaataaaattatttagataaataatttttttatattaattagaaaaaaaaactcATGCTGATTTTATAGCAGTTTGTCTTTTAGAGTTTTActgattaaaataaatatgtcaTCTCTGCCCACTCTCTTCTATCGATCTTCTTGCACTCCCAGTAACATACTGCTTTTCCCTTTCCCTTCTTAACAAAGAGAGAAGGGCAATGACGAGTTCTAATTAACAAATGAGTCAACATGATGCATCTCAGGCGTCAGTAGGATGTATTGCCTGGGTGTAGGCACGTGGACTTCCTGCAGTCGATGAACCACCATCTTCTTCGACCCATTTTTCCCTCAAATTATCCTTTGTGCATCATGTGCGGTGCAATAAAATTGATGTGGAGAGCACCGTCCAATTATATTAGAACATGTAGTGTACTTAATGATGAGATAGATATTTAATGCtgctcaattttttctctttctaattttcagtGACAAAAAGGTCCTTTCCTTCATAGAATAAAGAAGAAACAATATTATTACTTTCtgatatcttgtatgactttctatgaatatatatgatattctgaatgatatatatatgattttttatatcttttataatatcctgaacaatatatatgactttttgatgctttgtatgactttctatgaatatatatgatatcttgaataatatatatgattttttgtgaatatatatgacattctagataatatatatggcttcctatgaatatatatgacatcccaaATAATGTATATAGCTTCTTAATGCTTTATAtaactttttgtgaatatatatgacatcttgaataatatatataattttttataaatatatatgacatcctgaataatatatatggcttcttaatatcttatatgacttcttataaAAATGTataacatcctgaataatatatatgattttttgatgtcttatatgacttcctgtTGGTTATATAATTAATAGAAAGctatataagatattaaaaagttatatatattattcaagatgcgATATATATTGATAaagaatcatatatattatttaagatgtcatatatattgacaaaaaatcatataaggcattagaaagctatatatgttgttctggatatcatatatattcatagaaaatcatatatattattcaagatatcacatatatttatagaaagtcaaATAAGTCATTAAAAAGCCATATATATTGTTtaagatgttatatatattcacagaaagtcatatatattttttagaatattataaatatataaaagtcATATATATAATTCAGCATGTGATATATATTCACCAAAAGTCATACACGATATCAGGAGATAATAATACTGTTCTTTCTTTATTCTATGAAGGGAAGGATATTTTCATtattgaaaattaaagaaaaaagttGAATGACATTAAATGTCTGGTCCACATTAAATATGCTACGTGCTCCAATGTGATTGGATGGTGCACTCCAGGTCAATTTTATTGTATTATATGtagtgcataaaaaaaaaaaaaattatccctcTCATCTCAACTTACCAGACCGGTACCTATATTGCTAGAGTGGAATGATTCCCAGAGCTTGGCATCCAATCCTAATCGCACCAAAAGAGTCTTCTTCAAAAGTAAACTAATATTTAAAATTGgcctttattttattttctattcatatAAAAACTAGTCTTCCAACCATAGCGTGAACATATGTAGCTAGGAATGGCTGTATATGGACAAAAAGACCAGGCCGGTTTTGCTTAGATAAAGGAAAGCATGGCGAAGATatggcatcataaataattgggcAAAACATGGATCTTCATCATTTTGCATTCGCTCAAAAACTTACAGAACTCTAggagatggtcatttcgattcatTTCATTTTATGCATTTATAGAGTGCGACATGCCAAGCCCTTGCTTATCATGCAGCCCCAATGTCCCTAATTCCTTTGTCTGCCTCTCGTTTTTATGAGTTGTTTATCTACAATTTGTGCTTTGCTCTAAACTTTGCATTGTTGATATGCATGGTTGAGGAGTACAAATCTAGATTGTACAAGATGATTTACATCTCAgagttttttataaaatatataatcaaaagaattaatgacaaaattattgtttaagttaaattttatttgatcatTAGTATTGGTTATTATATGCTAAATATCAATTTATTGTATGAACTTCTAGTGATAGTGcttttttacattttttttttttttttttgcttttatcTGTATTTAGTATAGGTTAACTGATGCTTTTTGATCTGCCTCCATATTATCAATATTACTAAAAACATGCACATGCATGCAGAAATAATTAAAAGATCAATCCGAACGGTAATACACACCAAATGCAAAAAGttagtatgtttttttttttcttgcttcgAAGGAAAAGGAAGCCTATATAATGCCCCTGCATCACAAGCGAGCCTACATAATGCCTGCTTAATTTCTTGGCATCTGCATGACTTCACATGCCATGAACGTGACGATAATGCACCATTATTGGTTTTCTTCCATCCAATCTTCcttgttttataaaaaaaaaaaaaaatcgttttTCTGACTGCCGTGCCAATTATTTCCTACACGGAAAACGCTGTGCTGATGCCTTTACAACCTGCCTCCATGTTATCGTAGCCCTTTTAACAAGCGGTTCCTGGCCTTTTTCCGTCAAgggttcaatttttttattaccaATATTATTTTCAGAACTCTATGATCGATTGATACGCCTGGCTAGGCGTTTAGAACGTGCCAATTGTTCTGTCTTACCATCACTGCTCTCATCTCTTGTATAAGGAGCAGCCCTCTCTTGCTTTTCGCACTGACAATTTGTTCCTCATGGACATGCAGAAGCCCATCTTCTTCTTGTTTGTGGCCTCCCTCTTGTCTCTATCCACTCCAACTCTTCTTTTGGTGCATGGCCAACTTCTGCCCATTGTCGATGACCACGGAGCCAATGCTACCACAATGAGGACCTATATCGTTCACGTACAAAAGCCCAAGGGCACCAAGTTCCTCGGGTTCAGGGACCGAGTAGCTTGGTACAAGTCTTTCTTGCCAAACACGACCCTCGACTCCGGGGAGCCACGGTTAATCTATGCATACCGCCACGTGATTAGTGGCTTCGCTGCCATGCTGACCCCCAAGGAAGTGCAGGTCATGGAAACAATGGAAGGCTTCGTTCAAGCGTACCCAGAGATGGAGCACGTAGCTCAAACAACCTCGAGTCCCGATTTCCTGGGGCTCAGCCGATGGGATGGCCTCTGGGTCGACACCTTCTACGGCCAAGGGCAAATCATCGGTGTAATCGACACCGGTGTTAAGCCCACTCATCCTTCCTTCGGGGAGCGCGGGAATATGCCGCCGCCACCACCAAAGTGGAGGGGCAGTTGTTACTGGGGCCCGCCGATTTGTAACAACAAGCTCATCGGCGCCATGGCTTTCAGGCGTCGTCTGAATCCCAACCCAAGAGACAGAGATGGCCATGGTACTCACACGGCTAGCACTGCCGCGGGGAGATTCGTCGATGATGCCGAGGTTCTTGGCCAAGCCAGGGGCACAGCATCTGGCACGGCACCTCAAGCTCACCTAGCAATCTACAAAGTGCTATTCAACAGGCCAGGACGACCATCCACAGGCACCGACAGTGATATTTTGAAAGGCATAGACCAAGCTATCCGTGATCATGTCGACGTCCTGTCGATGTCCCTCGGCGCAACCAATATAAGCCTCTACAAGAGCAGCATTGCCATGGCATCTTATGCAGCGATCACAAAGGGAATCTTTCCCTGTGCCGCCGCAGCAAATGAAGGGCCGTTCAATAGCCTTATAGGCAATGATGCGCCATGGATTCTAACAGTCGGAGCAAGCACTATGGATAGACGGATAAGGGCGATTGTGAAGCTTGGAAATGGGATGGAATTCTACGGAGAATCTGCCTACCAGCCTAGCCCATCCAATTCGACACAGCTGCCACTGGTGCATCCGGGTGCACTGGGAACAACAGATGCCTTCTTCTGCCTGAACGGCTCCTTGGATTCCTTTAATGTTAGTGGGAAGATCGTGCTTTGTGCCCGGGGAAATATTGATGATGTCGAAAAGGGCAAGATTGTCAAGGCAGCGGGAGGGGCCGGCATGATACTCTCGAACCTATACTTTATGGGAAACACCACGTTTGCTGATCCTCATGTCCTCCCAGTTGCACATGTTAGCGACGCCGATGCACAACAGATTGTAGACTATGTCGAAACGACGCAGAACGCTACCGCGGCCATTACCTTCAACGGCACCCAGTTTGGCGTCCATCCAACACCTGCAGTAGCCTACTTCTCCTCTAGAGGCCCCAGTCTCAGGAACGGCAACATCATCAAGCCAGATGTCATCGCGCCCGGCGTCAATATATTAGCCGCTTGGCCATTTGAGGTCGGGCAAAATCGAACGAATTCTTCCAGGACTTTCAAATTTGTTAGCGGCACTTCGATGGCCACACCTCATGTCTCTGGTGTCGTGGCGCTGCTCAGGAACAATCACCCGAATTGGTCGGTTGCTGCGATCAAGTCGGCAATCATGACAACTGCATACACGAAGGACCGCGATGGCAATCC from Elaeis guineensis isolate ETL-2024a chromosome 4, EG11, whole genome shotgun sequence includes these protein-coding regions:
- the LOC105043921 gene encoding subtilisin-like protease encodes the protein MRTYIVHVQKPKGTKFLGFRDRVAWYKSFLPNTTLDSGEPRLIYAYRHVISGFAAMLTPKEVQVMETMEGFVQAYPEMEHVAQTTSSPDFLGLSRWDGLWVDTFYGQGQIIGVIDTGVKPTHPSFGERGNMPPPPPKWRGSCYWGPPICNNKLIGAMAFRRRLNPNPRDRDGHGTHTASTAAGRFVDDAEVLGQARGTASGTAPQAHLAIYKVLFNRPGRPSTGTDSDILKGIDQAIRDHVDVLSMSLGATNISLYKSSIAMASYAAITKGIFPCAAAANEGPFNSLIGNDAPWILTVGASTMDRRIRAIVKLGNGMEFYGESAYQPSPSNSTQLPLVHPGALGTTDAFFCLNGSLDSFNVSGKIVLCARGNIDDVEKGKIVKAAGGAGMILSNLYFMGNTTFADPHVLPVAHVSDADAQQIVDYVETTQNATAAITFNGTQFGVHPTPAVAYFSSRGPSLRNGNIIKPDVIAPGVNILAAWPFEVGQNRTNSSRTFKFVSGTSMATPHVSGVVALLRNNHPNWSVAAIKSAIMTTAYTKDRDGNPITDQYNGTASVFAMGSGHVDPVAANDPGLIYDIRPHDYIRYLCGSGFTDRQVTAIVRGAVNCSQVRAISAEQLNYPSIAVYLSLNSTTKTIKRTVTNVGDANTVYRVQFEEPEGVRVDVSPNTLRFSQVDEKKSYNVTLTPMGGTTPVAGQVSEGHLAWASGKYYVRSPIAVTFT